In Oncorhynchus keta strain PuntledgeMale-10-30-2019 unplaced genomic scaffold, Oket_V2 Un_contig_2394_pilon_pilon, whole genome shotgun sequence, one DNA window encodes the following:
- the LOC118370920 gene encoding GDP-fucose transporter 1 isoform X2: MALAGSDSMEEGKGETFLLKAIKIGGVVVLYWFISITMVFLNNYLLDSKDLDAPLFVTFYQCLVTVGLCYGMHLLSHLCPGVIDFPSVKFDLKVCREVLPLSIVFIGMITFNNLCLKHVGVAFYTVGRSLSTVFNVLLSYVILKQTTSFYAILCCGIILGGFWLGVDQEGVAGSLSWAGVFFGVLASACVSLNAIFTKRVMPAVDGNIWKLSFYNNINACILFLPLILVFGEVGHLVHFSRLGDPTFWGMMTLGGVFGFAIGYVTGLQIKFTSPLTHNVSGTAKACAQTVIAVVYNQSSKSFLWWTSNLMVLGGSSAYTWVKGMEMKKVHIPQEESKEKLLGEKSDAGV, from the exons ATGGCTCTAGCAGGATCGGACTCCATGGAAGAAGGAAAAGGCGAGACGTTTCTTCTTAAAGCCATCAAAATAGGTGGTGTGGTCGTACTTTATTGGTTCATTTCAATAACCATGGTGTTCTTAAATAACTACTTGCTAGACAGTAAAGATTTGGACGCGCCGCTATTTGTGACATTTTACCAGTGCCTTGTGACTGTCGGACTGTGCTATGGCATGCACTTGCTATCCCACTTATGTCCGGGTGTCATCGACTTCCCCTCCGTCAAGTTCGACCTAAAGGTATGCCGGGAGGTTCTACCCCTGTCCATCGTGTTCATTGGAATGATAACCTTCAACAACTTGTGCCTGAAGCATGTAGGGGTGGCCTTCTACACTGTCGGCAGGTCACTCAGCACAGTCTTCAACGTTCTACTCTCCTACGTGATCCTCAAGCAGACCACGTCCTTCTACGCCATCCTGTGTTGTGGAATTATTCTAG GTGGATTCTGGTTGGGTGTGGACCAGGAAGGTGTGGCGGGCTCCCTGTCGTGGGCGGGTGTGTTTTTCGGTGTGCTGGCCAGCGCCTGCGTCTCCCTCAATGCCATCTTCACCAAGCGGGTCATGCCGGCGGTAGACGGAAACATCTGGAAGCTCTCCTTCTACAACAACATCAACGCCTGCATCCTCTTCCTCCCACTCATCCTCGTCTTCGGTGAGGTCGGCCACCTCGTCCATTTCAGCCGCCTGGGTGACCCTACGTTCTGGGGCATGATGACGCTGGGCGGCGTGTTCGGTTTCGCCATCGGCTACGTGACGGGCCTCCAAATCAAGTTCACGAGTCCGCTAACGCACAACGTGTCGGGGACGGCCAAGGCCTGCGCTCAGACGGTCATCGCTGTGGTCTATAACCAGTCCAGTAAAAGTTTCCTGtggtggactagtaacctgatGGTCCTTGGTGGGTCTTCTGCCTACACCTGGGTCAAAGGCATGGAGATGAAGAAGGTCCATATTCCCCAGGAGGAGTCCAAAGAGAAACTGCTAGGGGAGAAGAGTGATGCCGGGGTATAG
- the LOC118370920 gene encoding GDP-fucose transporter 1 isoform X1 — protein MISIMNRVQLKRSNILRMALAGSDSMEEGKGETFLLKAIKIGGVVVLYWFISITMVFLNNYLLDSKDLDAPLFVTFYQCLVTVGLCYGMHLLSHLCPGVIDFPSVKFDLKVCREVLPLSIVFIGMITFNNLCLKHVGVAFYTVGRSLSTVFNVLLSYVILKQTTSFYAILCCGIILGGFWLGVDQEGVAGSLSWAGVFFGVLASACVSLNAIFTKRVMPAVDGNIWKLSFYNNINACILFLPLILVFGEVGHLVHFSRLGDPTFWGMMTLGGVFGFAIGYVTGLQIKFTSPLTHNVSGTAKACAQTVIAVVYNQSSKSFLWWTSNLMVLGGSSAYTWVKGMEMKKVHIPQEESKEKLLGEKSDAGV, from the exons ATGATTTCAATCATGAACAGGGTGCAGTTGAAACGCTCGAACATCTTGAGAATGGCTCTAGCAGGATCGGACTCCATGGAAGAAGGAAAAGGCGAGACGTTTCTTCTTAAAGCCATCAAAATAGGTGGTGTGGTCGTACTTTATTGGTTCATTTCAATAACCATGGTGTTCTTAAATAACTACTTGCTAGACAGTAAAGATTTGGACGCGCCGCTATTTGTGACATTTTACCAGTGCCTTGTGACTGTCGGACTGTGCTATGGCATGCACTTGCTATCCCACTTATGTCCGGGTGTCATCGACTTCCCCTCCGTCAAGTTCGACCTAAAGGTATGCCGGGAGGTTCTACCCCTGTCCATCGTGTTCATTGGAATGATAACCTTCAACAACTTGTGCCTGAAGCATGTAGGGGTGGCCTTCTACACTGTCGGCAGGTCACTCAGCACAGTCTTCAACGTTCTACTCTCCTACGTGATCCTCAAGCAGACCACGTCCTTCTACGCCATCCTGTGTTGTGGAATTATTCTAG GTGGATTCTGGTTGGGTGTGGACCAGGAAGGTGTGGCGGGCTCCCTGTCGTGGGCGGGTGTGTTTTTCGGTGTGCTGGCCAGCGCCTGCGTCTCCCTCAATGCCATCTTCACCAAGCGGGTCATGCCGGCGGTAGACGGAAACATCTGGAAGCTCTCCTTCTACAACAACATCAACGCCTGCATCCTCTTCCTCCCACTCATCCTCGTCTTCGGTGAGGTCGGCCACCTCGTCCATTTCAGCCGCCTGGGTGACCCTACGTTCTGGGGCATGATGACGCTGGGCGGCGTGTTCGGTTTCGCCATCGGCTACGTGACGGGCCTCCAAATCAAGTTCACGAGTCCGCTAACGCACAACGTGTCGGGGACGGCCAAGGCCTGCGCTCAGACGGTCATCGCTGTGGTCTATAACCAGTCCAGTAAAAGTTTCCTGtggtggactagtaacctgatGGTCCTTGGTGGGTCTTCTGCCTACACCTGGGTCAAAGGCATGGAGATGAAGAAGGTCCATATTCCCCAGGAGGAGTCCAAAGAGAAACTGCTAGGGGAGAAGAGTGATGCCGGGGTATAG